One segment of Macrotis lagotis isolate mMagLag1 chromosome 1, bilby.v1.9.chrom.fasta, whole genome shotgun sequence DNA contains the following:
- the LOC141492777 gene encoding olfactory receptor 14C36-like, which yields MSNFTNTVTEFLLLEFSDIQELQIFYFLLFSLLYSSGLMGNLLIVILTTLDRRLHTPMYFFLRNLSIVDACYISVTVPLASINSLVNNRVISYSGCAAQVYLLVFLAYFELTLLTVMACDRYVAICHPLHYTVIMCPSVCMKMTLTCLVTGLFYSGFHTGYTFRLSFCRSNVIHQFFCDIPSLLKISCSETFSNMLSLFITVLALGLGCFGFIIASYIRIFSTVLRFPVKEDQRKAFSTCLPHIIVVSLFIVSVGFVYLQPNSGSGSIKDIILSIFYSIIPPFLNPIIYSLRNKQIKEAVRLVMSRKLLLSNIA from the coding sequence ATGTCTAACTTTACCAACACTGTGACTGAATTTCTCCTTCTGGAGTTTTCTGACATTCAAGAACTGCAGatcttctattttttgcttttttctctactttactCATCAGGCTTGATGGGGAATCTCCTCATTGTCATCCTCACCACACTTGACAGGAGACTCCACACCCCCATGTACTTTTTCCTTAGGAATTTGTCCATTGTCGATGCCTGCTACATATCAGTCACAGTTCCCCTAGCATCCATTAACTCCCTAGTGAACAACAGGGTTATTTCATATTCTGGATGTGCAGCTCAGGTATATTTGCTCGTTTTCTTGGCATATTTTGAATTAACTTTGCTCACTGTCATGGCCTGTGATCGCTATGTTGCCATCTGCCACCCACTTCATTACACAGTTATCATGTGTCCCAGTGTCTGCATGAAGATGACGCTCACATGCTTGGTCACTGGCCTTTTTTATTCAGGTTTCCATACTGGTTACACATTTCGATTGTCTTTCTGCCGATCCAATGTGATCCATCAGTTTTTCTGTGATATCCCCTCTCTACTTAAGATCTCTTGCTCAGAGACATTCAGCAACATGTTGTCCTTATTTATCACTGTTCTGGCCCTTGGGTTGGGCTGCTTTGGCTTCATCATTGCATCCTACATTAGGATATTTTCCACTGTGCTCAGATTTCCAGTGAAAGAAGACCAAAGAAAAGCATTCTCTACATGCTTGCCCCACATTATAGTGGTttctttgttcattgtttcagttGGTTTTGTGTACTTACAACCAAATTCAGGATCTGGGTCCATTAAAGATATAATCCTTTCAATATTCTATTCCATAATACCTCCCTTTTTGAACCCCATTATATACAGTTTACGGAATAAGCAGATAAAAGAGGCTGTAAGACTAGTAATGAGTAGAAAACTTTTGCTAAGTAATATTGCATGA